The following nucleotide sequence is from Vicinamibacteria bacterium.
CAACCAGACGAACAGCCCCCTCCTGGGCTTCTCGGGACAGCCCGACCTCGACGACGCCTCCTCCAACATCGCCCAGTTCGACCAGGGCGGGATGTCCCTCCCGGGCCGCAGCTACTATCTCGACCAGGACGAGAAGTCAGCGACGATCCGGCAGAAGTTCTTGAACCACGTGGCGAAGATGCTGGTCCTCTCGGGAGAGCAGCCCAAGGCGGCCGACAAGGACGCGGCGACGGTCCTCGCCCTGGAGACCGAGCTTGCAAGGGCCGCCACCGACCCTGTGACCCGCCGTGATCCCCGGACCCAGAACAACAAGCTCTCCCACGCCCAACTCCTCTCCCTCGCCCCCTCCTTCGATTTCGACGCCTATTTGAAGGCCGTGGGGGCGCCTCCCGCGGCCGTTTACAACGTGACGGCCCCCGGTTTCTTCAAGGGCATCGAGACGACGCTCCGGACCCACCCCCTGGCCCACTGGCAGGCGTACCTGCGCTGGCAGCTCCTCGCGGGAACCGCCTCCGCCCTTCCGAGGGCCTTCGTGGAAGAGCGCTTCGACTTCTTCGGACGAACCCTCGCCGGTACCCGGGAGATGCAGCCCCGGTGGAAGCGCTGCGTAACTAGCGTGGACGCCAACCTCGGGGAGGCCCTGGGCCGGGCGTACGTGACCCGGGCCTTCCCCAAGGAGAGCAAGGAGCGCGTGCTCGCCCTCGTCCACGACCTGGACGCGGCCCTCTCCGAGGACATCGACTCCCTCTCCTGGATGTCCCCGGAGACGAGAAAGCAGGCCCACTCCAAGCTCTCGGCGACCCTCGAGAAGATCGGGTATCCCGACCGCGACCGGGACATCGCGACTCTCGTGGTCGGACGGGAGAGCCACTTCGGGAACCGGGCCCGGGCGACCGCTTTCGAGTTCGCGCGCTGGGTCGGGAAAATTGGCACGAAGGTTGACCGGAGCGAGTGGGGCATGACCGCCTCCACGGTGAACGCCTACGAGGACTCCCCGACCAACACCATCAACTTTCCCGCCGGAATCCTCCAGCCTCCCCTCTTCGACGCGGCACAGGACGACTCGGTCAACTACGGCGCGATCGGCGCCGTGATCGGCCACGAGATCATCCACGGGTTTGACGATCAGGGGAGGAAGTTCGACGCACAGGGCAACCTCCGGGACTGGTGGACCGCTGGGGATGCGAAGGAGTACGAGAGCCGGAACAGTTGCATCTCCGAGCAGTATAGCCAGATGGTCCCCGAGGCCGGGGTGAAACAGGACGGCCGAATGACCCTGGGCGAGGACACGGCGGACAACGGCGGTCTGAGGATCGCCTACATGGCCCTCGAGGCCTCCCTGGCTCGCAAGGGGCGCCCCCTCAAGGCGAAGGAGTCGGACGGCCTCACGCCCCAGCAGCGCTTCTTCATGTCCTACGCCTTCGGCTGGTGCTCGGTCTACCGGCCCGAGCTCGTGAGGCTCCTCGTCCTCACGGACCCCCATTCCTATCCGAAACTCCGGGTGAACAACTCGGTCGCGAACATGCCCGAGTTCGCCGAGGCGTTTGCGTGCCACAAGGGCCAGGCCGAGGTCCGCGCGAACGCGTGCCGGGTCTGGTAGGGGGACCGCCCCCGCCCCGGGGGGAGCCCGAGCCGTCCAGGACCGCAGCATCAACCACTCAAGGCGCTACTTTAGCGTTGTTACGCCCGACCCTGTCAGCGCCCGTTTACCTCAGTATGTAGTGAACTCCGATACTGAAGGCATGCGATAGGACATACGCACTCGCGACGACTGCCACTTTGAAGAGGCCACGCCACCGCTCGTAGCGCCAAAGATAATATGGCAGGAGCAGAAACCAGAGTGCGGAAGCGAAAAGCGCGATGTCGAGTGGAAAGGAGGCGCCGTAGGGACGGCACTGCTGCGTGAGCCAGTACCA
It contains:
- a CDS encoding M13 family metallopeptidase; translation: MRLPTMLAVALGASAGAFAQQATPARGGPPPELPPLSRFSPDIADPSADPCNDFYAYSCGRWHEAHPIPADQPVWGTTSVLDTWNQTLLGQDLARLARGEGIRSADERKLGDFYEACMDEPGIEARGLEPLQPEFHRVAAIRTLADLAAALAHVHQVMPGAWTPADNQTNSPLLGFSGQPDLDDASSNIAQFDQGGMSLPGRSYYLDQDEKSATIRQKFLNHVAKMLVLSGEQPKAADKDAATVLALETELARAATDPVTRRDPRTQNNKLSHAQLLSLAPSFDFDAYLKAVGAPPAAVYNVTAPGFFKGIETTLRTHPLAHWQAYLRWQLLAGTASALPRAFVEERFDFFGRTLAGTREMQPRWKRCVTSVDANLGEALGRAYVTRAFPKESKERVLALVHDLDAALSEDIDSLSWMSPETRKQAHSKLSATLEKIGYPDRDRDIATLVVGRESHFGNRARATAFEFARWVGKIGTKVDRSEWGMTASTVNAYEDSPTNTINFPAGILQPPLFDAAQDDSVNYGAIGAVIGHEIIHGFDDQGRKFDAQGNLRDWWTAGDAKEYESRNSCISEQYSQMVPEAGVKQDGRMTLGEDTADNGGLRIAYMALEASLARKGRPLKAKESDGLTPQQRFFMSYAFGWCSVYRPELVRLLVLTDPHSYPKLRVNNSVANMPEFAEAFACHKGQAEVRANACRVW